Sequence from the Burkholderia stabilis genome:
CACGTGTTCATCGGCCCGGACGCGACCGTGATCACGTTGCATGGAAAGCGGGCCAGATCGTGCGGGTCGCGCGGCACGCCGTGGCGTTCGACGAACGACGGTGCCGCGCACGGCACGCGCCGATCCGCGGCGAGCCGGCGGGCGATCAGCGCGCCGTCGGGCGGCGCGGCGAAACGGATCGCGAGGTCGATCTCGTCCTGCCACAGGTTCACCGTCGAGTCGGACGCCGTCAGGGAGAACGTCACGTCCGGGTAGCGTGCGGTGAATTCGTCGAGCCAGTCGAGCAGCCGGCGGCGGCCGAAATCGGACGTCGCCGACAGTCGCACCCGGCCGCCGACGACGTTGCGGCCGGCCTGCAGCAGCGCGTTTGCGTCGTCGAGCGCCTGCAACGCCTGCCGGCAGCCGTTCAGGTACAGGCGGCCCTCGTCGGTGAGTCGCAACTGCCGGGTCGAACGGTCGAACAGCCGGGTGGCGACCGCCGCCTCCAGCTTCGCGAGGCGCGCGCTCGCGGCGGCCGGCGTGAGGTTCAGCTTGCGTCCGGCGGCAGACAGGCTGCCCAGTTCCGCCGCCTCGACGAACAGCCGGATATCGCCCAGTCGATCCATCGATTTTCCAGAAATTTTTGAAAATGATTCAAATGCCACGCCAATTATCAAATATAGGCATCTTCGGGACAATGCGCGCACATCCCGCTTCTTGTGCGGTGCGGCACCGACCGGGCGCCGCGTCCGCCGCCTTCCGGAGAACGTCATGCCCCTTCCGTTACTGGCGCTCGCGATCAGCGCCTTCGCCATCGGCACCACCGAATTCATCATCATGGGCTTGCTGCCCGACGTCGCGCACGATCTCGCCGTCTCGCTGCCGTCGGCCGGCCTGCTCGTCACGGGTTACGCACTCGGCGTCGCGGTCGGCGCGCCGCTCCTCGCGGTGCTGACGAGCCGCATGCCGCGCAAGGCCGCGCTGCAGCTGCTGATGGCGATCTTCATCGTCGGCAACGTGCTGTGCGCCACCGCGTCCGGCTACGCGATGCTGATGGTCGCGCGCGTCGTCACGTCGTTCGCGCACGGGTCGTTCTTCGGGATCGGCGCGGTGGTCGCCGCGTCGCTCGTGCCGGCCGACAAGCGCGCGAGCGCGATCGCGCTGATGTTCACTGGGCTCACGCTGTCGAACGTGCTCGGCGTGCCGTTCGGCACGTTCGTTGGCCAGTTGCTCGGCTGGCGCGCGTCGTTCTGGATCGTCGCCGGGCTCGGCGTGCTGGCGCTCGCGGGTGTCGCGGCGCTCGTGCCGAACCGCCACGACGGCGGGCCGGTCGGCCTCGGCCACGAAGTGCGCGTGCTGAAGGAGCCGCAGGTGTGGCTCGCGCTGCTGATGACCGTGCTCGGCTTCGGCGGCGTGTTCGTCGTGTTCACGTACATCGCGCCGATTCTCGAAACCGTGTCGGGTTTCTCGCCGCGCTCGGTCGCGCTGATCCTCGTGCTGTTCGGCGCGGGGCTGACGATCGGCAACACGCTCGGCGGCAAGCTCGCCGACCGCGCGCTGATGCCGTCGCTGATCGCGATCCTCGTCGCGCTGATGGCGGTGATGGCCGTCTTCGCGAAGACCAGCCACCTGCCGGTCGCGGCCGCCGTCACCGTGTTCGTGTGGGGAATCGCCGCGTTTGCGACGGTGCCGCCGCTGCAGGCGCGCGTGGTCGAGAAGGCCGCGAGCGCGCCGCATCTCGCGTCGACGCTGAACATCGGCGCGTTCAACGTCGGCAACGCGGGCGGCGCGTGGCTCGGCGGTCTCGCACTCGAACACGGCTTCGCGCTCGACGCGCTGCCGTGGGTCGCCGTCGCGGTGACGTTCGCGGCGCTCGTCGTCACGTGGCTCGCGATGCGGCTCGATGCGCGCGGCCCGGCACGCGGCGTGGCGCCGGCGGCGCAGTGAGCGGCCCGATCGCACTTGATAGCGCCTGATGGCGACGCCGCAGCGGCAGGAAAAGGTTCGCGAGAAACGCATTCCTCCGCGATGCTGATAACGGTGTGAAGATAACTTCGTTTGCCGGCGCCAGACCGGGTGATAGCGTCTCGATACGCGCCGTTGCTGGCGCAACGCGATTCCGATCCCGGCTTACCCCATATGCAGGGCCGCGCAGCGGCCCGGAGGCAATGCTATGTCTTCATCCCTGGCGCTCGTGCACGACGTGTCTTCCTTCGAGTCCGGCAACACCGCCGACGCACGCGCGTCGGCGTCGCTCGACCTCCTCGAACAGGTCGTCGGCGTGAACCTCGCGCGGTTGCGCGCCGAGCGGCAGTTGTCGCTCGATGCGCTCGCGCGGCTGTCCGGCGTGTCGCGCGCGATGCTCGCGCAGATCGAATCGGCGCGCAGCGTGCCGTCGATCAAGGTGCTCTGCAAGATCGCCGCCGCGCTGAAGGTGTCGGTCGCCGCGTTCCTGCGCCGCCATGCGGTGAACGGCTTCGAGCATCTGGCGGCCGAGCGCGCGTCGCGCGTCGTCAGCTCGAACGGCCGCTTCTCGGCGCGCGCGCTGTATCCGGAAGGCGAACCGGCCGCGGCCGAGTTCCACGAGCTGCGGATCGCACCGCTGCATACCGAGCAGGGCACGCGTCGCGCACCGGGCACGACGGTCAATCTCGTCGTCAGCGAAGGCACGCTCGAAGTCAGCGTGCACGAGCGCCGCCAGTTGCTCGCGACCGGCGACGCGATCGTGTTCGACGCCGACCAGCCGTACAGCCTGCGCAATCCGGGCGACAGCGAGGCGCGCGCGTTTCGCGTGACGGTGAGCCCCGAGGTGCCGCCGCGCTGGCTGGTGCCCGACGCGGCGCACGCGGCCGGCTGATCGCGCAGGCCGCAGGGCGCCACGGCCGTCTGCGCATCGGGCGCGGTCGCTGCCCGGCGGTCGGCCGTTTGGACGATGCCGTTAGACGGGGTCGTCAGTAAGGTTATCGATGTTGTTCGCTGCGCCGCGCGCGCAGCTGTTGTATGCTTGGCCCGCCGGTGACGGGAGACCCCGTCCGGCAATCAGTGCGTCTTCAGGGCGGGGCGAAATTCCCCACCGGCGGTAGGCTGGCGAAAGCCGGCGAGCCCGCGAGCGCCCGCGCATCAGCGCGGGGTCAGCAGATCTGGTCGAATGCCAGAGCCGACGGTCATAGTCCGGATGAGAGAAGATGTGCAGATAGTCATGTCCGCCAGGGCCGCTTCGCGACGCATGCGAAGCGGGTTGTCGTTCTGTCTGTTTGCAATGCCCTGAAACGTTTTTCGCCCTAATCGTATTTGCGAGGAGCGTTTCACATGTCCTTGATGTCCATTTCGTCGGCACCCGCCGACGCCTTTGCCGATCTCCCTTTGCTGGATTCCGAACCGGTGCCGCCGCGCATTGCCGCTGCGCTCGATGCGATGCGCGCGGGCCGCGCCGTCGTGCTGCAGGATGACCACGACCGCGAGAACGAAGCCGACCTGATCGTCGCTGCCGAGCGCATCACGCCCGAGACGATGGCGCTGCTGATCCGCGAGTGCAGCGGCATCGTGTGCCTGTGCCTGACCGACGACACGGTGCGCGCGCTCGAACTACCGCCGATGGTGCAGACCAACGAGAGCCGCAACGGCACCGCGTTCACCGTGTCGATCGAGGCGCGCGAAGGCGTGCATACGGGCGTCTCGGCGGCCGACCGCGTGACGACGATCCGCGCGGCGATCGCCGAAGGCGCGAAGCCGCACGACATCGTGCGCCCCGGTCACGTGTTTCCGTTGCGTGCGCAACCAGACGGCGTGCTTGCGCGCCGCGGGCATACCGAAGGCACGGTCGACCTGTCGATCCTGGCGGGCCTGAAGCCGGCCGGCGTGCTGTGCGAGCTGATGAATCCGGACGGCACGATGACGCGCGGCGACGATGTCGAGCGTTTCGCGCAACAGCACGGGCTGCCGATGCTGACGATCGCGGAGCTCGTCGAATTCCGCGAGGCGCTGGCCGCTGCGCGCGAGCGCTGCTGCGAGCCGGCCTGAGAGAGGGAGGTGCGGGCGCGTTCGCGCGCCCGCGGCATGGCGTGCGTGAAGTGACGCACGCCGGACCGGCCCGAGCGGGCCGGCATGACGATCAGGACTGCACGTCGCCGAATTCGCCGCGCATGCCGGCTTCGACGAGCGACGGCAGCTCGTCCATCTTGCGCATGATCCGCGTGATGCCCATCGCGCGCAGCGCGTCCGCGTAGTTGTCGGGGATGTGGCTCGCGCCGACGAACGCGATCGTCTTCATGCCCGCCGCGCGCGCGGCGTTCAACCCCGATACGCTGTCCTCGACGACGATGCAGCGCGCCGGCGCCACGCCGAGCGTTTGCGCCGCGTACAGGTAGACGTCGGGATAGGGCTTCGGCCGCGATACCTGCTCGGAACTGAACACGCGCTCGCCGAAGATCTCGGTGAGCGATGCGCGCTTCAGCGAGTTGCGCACGCGCACGAGCCGGCTGTTCGACACGACGGCCGCCGGCAGGCTGACCTTCAGCAGTGCGTCGCGCACGCCGGTGATCGGCGCGAGCGATTGCGCCAGCGCGATCTCGATGTTGTGCTCGATGGTCTCGATGAAGTTCGCGGGCATCTCGATCCCGAAGGGGGATTCGAGCCCGTCGAGGAAGCGTGACGTCTGCTGGCCGAACGCCGTTTTCGCGGCGGCTTTGAAATCGAGGTTCGGGAACGTGTCGGACAGCGTATCGAGCAGCACGCGGTCGGCGATGACTTCACTGTCGACGAGCACGCCGTCGCAGTCGCAGATGAGATGGTCGAGCATGATGGTGAAAAAGCGGGGGTTCGGCGACGCCGATCAATTCGCCATCATACGTGCTTTCACGCGCATGACGCGCGGCGCTTCGGCAAATTTTCCCGATGCGGCCATGCCGCCGCGGCTTGCCGAACGGGCGTGTCGCCGGCCGAGCGACAGGCAGCGCCCCGCGTGCGTGCGCCGCCGTCGTTTGCGTCACGACTCGATCATGCGCGCCGTTCTCCACGACATCATCGCGGCCTCGGCCAGCTCGAGCGCGGCGAGCCCGTCGTCGATCGTCGTGCTGACCGGTGCGCCGACGCTCAGCGATCCGCGAGTTCGCGCCGCACGTAATCGATGCTCGCCCGCAGCCGCGCCTCGATGTCGCCGGCTTCGGCGATTTCGTTCGCGAATGGCTCGAACGATAGCGCGCCGCGGTAGCCGCGTGCGAGCAGTTCGCGCAATTGCCGGATGTTGCCGAGCCGGTCCGCGCCGCCGACCAGCACGCGATGGCCGTCGCGCATCCGGTCGACCGGCAGGTCGATTTCCTCGACGCCCGAGATGTGCACGAGGCCCGTCAGGTTCGGGAAGAAGATGTCCTCGCCCGCCAGGTGATGGTGGAACGTGTCGTGCACGAGCCGGAAGACCGGCTCGCCCGCCGCGGCATAGATGCCCTTCACCGCGTCCGACTTGCGGCGCAGTGCGCATTCCTCGAAACCGAGCGGCTCGATCAAGCCGAGCAGGTTGCGCGCTTCGAGGATCGGCTTGAGCGCCTTCAGCGCCTTCACGAGATCGGTGTGGCGCAGGTCCGCGTCGCGCGTGTCGCCGCGACTGTTGGTCGGGCACAGCACCAGCGCACGCGCGCCGCATTGCGCCGCGTAGTCGGCCAGCACGGTTGCCTCGTCCGCGCGTTCGGCGTTCCATTGCTCGAAGCGCTGCAGCGCGTTGATCGTCAGGATCGTCACGCCGCCGGCTTCGGCCGTCGCGCGCACGGCGGCGGCCGGCGTGCCGTCGGCGATCTCGACGCCGTCGAGATCGTTGCGGATCTCGATCGCGTCGATGCCGAGACGCCGGCACAGCGCGAGATAGCGATCGAGCGGCATGCGCGGCGCGCTCATCCGGTTCAGCGAAAACGAAAGGGGTTGGGTCATCACGGGGCCTCGGTCGGGGTTCGACGCCGGGACGGCTGGCGACCGGCCGTTACGACCGGGCGCCGCCCGCCGGCGGGGCGGCGATCGGTCCGGGCATCGTCTCCGGTGCATTCGTCATGGCGAATGGTCGTCAATGTAAGACCGCGCCGAGCCGGCTGCATGCGCGGCGTTGACGAAAAATCGGCAAGAAGGCGCTCGATAGGCGAGCGCGGAGCGGGGGCGGCGGGCAGCCCGCGCTCAGGCGGGTTGCAGGTACGGGCTCGTTCGCACGTTGGCCGAGCAGAACACGCGAAACTCGACCGGCTCGACCGGCGGCGGCTGCTCGACCACGCCGCACGCGTGCATCAGGTGCTGCAGTGCCGAGATCGCCTGTCCGTCCGGATCCTGGTCGATCGCGATGTCCATCGTGCCTGCCTCGATGTACGCGCGATGCTGGTCGAGCATCTCGTGGCCGACCCAGACCACGCGGCCGGCCGCGCCGAAACGGCGCAGCGCGGCCTCGATGCCGGCCGAGCCGGCGCCGCTGTTGTAGATGCCGACCACGTCGCCGGACGCACGCAGCGCCTTCGCGACGGCGCCGTAGGCGAGATCGTCCTGATCGAGCGTTTCAGCGGCTGTGCCGTCGCAGGTCAGTTCGGGGAACGCGCGCGCCAGCTCGGCGCGGCAGCCGGCGATGCGGTCCATGTGCACGCGATAACCCATCCGGCCGCCGAGCAGCAGCACGCGGCCGGGCCGTTTCGCGAGACGGCCGATGCAGTAGCCGGCCGTGCGGCCCGCGCGTTCGTTGTCGATGCCGGCATAGTGCGCGCGCGCAATTCCGCCGATGTCGGAGACCATCGTGACGACGGTTTCGCCGCGCGCGATCGCGCCGGCCAGTGCATCGCGCACGCGCGGCGTGTCGCCGGCCGTCACGATCAGCGCTGCGCGCCGGTAGGCGGGGCGTTCGATCAGCGCGGCTAGGCGCGTGTCGTCGGCGGCAGGCAGGATCGCGCGGTGCACGACGACGCGCCGGTCGAGCATCTGCACCGCGCGCTGCAGCGCCTGCTGCAGCCGTCGGTAGAACGGCGTGTCGGTATCGGGCAGCAGCACGTCGACGTGGATCAGCCCGTGCCGGACGTCGGGAAGCTGGCGCGGCACGCCGAGCGAACGCGCTGCGGCCACGACGCGTTCGCGCGCGTGCGCCGATACGCTGCCGCGCTCGTTCAGCACGCGATCGACGGTCGCGGTGCTGACGCCCGCGAGCTGCGCGATCTCGACGAAGCGCGCGGTGCGTTTGCGCCGGCGGGGTCCGGTGTCGGCGGCCATCGTCTCGTCTCCTGTCGGCCAGGGTTGGTGCGTGTGTGCGCCCCGGCGTCCGTGCGGAATGCGCACGCTGTCGTGATGGAGCGGGGGCTGGCGGTATGCTGGCGCCGCGACGCGCATTCGTCAACGACGGGCGCGGGGCGGAAGAGGGCGGAAGGGATGGCTGCCGGCGAACGGCGGGGTGAAGCGACGCGAAGCACGCGGCGACGGACGCCGCGCGCTTCGGTGAAACCGCGATCAGATCGTCGCGTGCAGATGCAGATACAGGCCGGCTGCCGCGGCGCCGCCGATCAGCGGGCCGACGACGGGCACCCATGCATAGCGCCAGTCGCTGTCGCGCTTGCCGGGGATCGGCAGCAGCGCGTGCATGATGCGCGGCGACAGATCGCGCGCGGGGCTCATCGCGTAGCCGGTCGGGCCGCCGAGCGAGATGCCGATGCCGAGCACGAGCAGGCCGACGGGCAGCGCGTCGAGCGCGCCGAGGCCGACCTGCGGCGACGCGAGGTACAGCACGCCGAGGATCAGCACGAACGTGCAGATCGCTTCGGTCAGCACGTTGTGCGTGACGCTGCGGATCGCCGGCGCCGTGCAGAACACCGCGAGCTTCAGGTCGGCATCGGCTTCTTTCGCGAAGTGCTGGCGATAGGCGAGCCACACGAGCAACGCGCCGGCCATCCCGCCGAGCATCTGCGCGAGGATGTAGCCGCCGACCTTCGACCACGCGAACTTGCCCGCGAGCGCGAGACTGATCGTGACGATCGGGTTCAGGTGCGCGCCGCTGAACGACGCGGTCACGTACACGGCGACGAATACCGCCATCGCCCAGCCCATCACGATCACGATCAGGTCCGCGCCTTTGCCCTTGGTCTTTGCAAGCAGCACGTTTGCGACCGCGCCGTTGCCGAGCAGCACGAGGATCGCTGTGCCGATGAATTCTGCAATATAAGGTGACATGGTTGTCTCTCGTATGTCACGGCGGACTCGCGCGCGAGCGCGGTCCGCCGGTGTTGTTGTATTTCGTATGGAGGGCTGACGGTTACTGCGTGTCGTCGGCCCAGGCCTTCGCGGCGCGCACCGCGCGCTGCCAGCCGGCCATGCAGCTTTCGACCTGCTCCTTCGCCATCGACGGCGAGAAGCGGCGGTCGAGCTGCCACTGGTCGCGTACTTCGTCGAGGTTCTTCCAGTAGCCGATCGCGAGACCCGCGAGATACGCCGCGCCGAGCGCGGTCGTCTCGGTGATCTGCGGGCGCACCGCGTCGACGCCGAGCAGATCCGCCTGGAACTGCATCAGCAGGTCGTTCGCACTCGCGCCGCCGTCGACGCGCAGCTCGCCGATGCTGATGCCCGAATCGGCT
This genomic interval carries:
- a CDS encoding LysR family transcriptional regulator, coding for MDRLGDIRLFVEAAELGSLSAAGRKLNLTPAAASARLAKLEAAVATRLFDRSTRQLRLTDEGRLYLNGCRQALQALDDANALLQAGRNVVGGRVRLSATSDFGRRRLLDWLDEFTARYPDVTFSLTASDSTVNLWQDEIDLAIRFAAPPDGALIARRLAADRRVPCAAPSFVERHGVPRDPHDLARFPCNVITVASGPMNTWRFTRGDDTQTCTVPLATAFETNDGGLAREWALRGHGIVLNSIWDVADDIRAGRLKVLLPDWRHQGAPLHAIYPGKRYMAPRVRVLLDFLAERFAREEAALDDLLNACC
- a CDS encoding LacI family DNA-binding transcriptional regulator, encoding MAADTGPRRRKRTARFVEIAQLAGVSTATVDRVLNERGSVSAHARERVVAAARSLGVPRQLPDVRHGLIHVDVLLPDTDTPFYRRLQQALQRAVQMLDRRVVVHRAILPAADDTRLAALIERPAYRRAALIVTAGDTPRVRDALAGAIARGETVVTMVSDIGGIARAHYAGIDNERAGRTAGYCIGRLAKRPGRVLLLGGRMGYRVHMDRIAGCRAELARAFPELTCDGTAAETLDQDDLAYGAVAKALRASGDVVGIYNSGAGSAGIEAALRRFGAAGRVVWVGHEMLDQHRAYIEAGTMDIAIDQDPDGQAISALQHLMHACGVVEQPPPVEPVEFRVFCSANVRTSPYLQPA
- a CDS encoding TIM barrel protein, which codes for MTQPLSFSLNRMSAPRMPLDRYLALCRRLGIDAIEIRNDLDGVEIADGTPAAAVRATAEAGGVTILTINALQRFEQWNAERADEATVLADYAAQCGARALVLCPTNSRGDTRDADLRHTDLVKALKALKPILEARNLLGLIEPLGFEECALRRKSDAVKGIYAAAGEPVFRLVHDTFHHHLAGEDIFFPNLTGLVHISGVEEIDLPVDRMRDGHRVLVGGADRLGNIRQLRELLARGYRGALSFEPFANEIAEAGDIEARLRASIDYVRRELADR
- the ribB gene encoding 3,4-dihydroxy-2-butanone-4-phosphate synthase, translated to MSLMSISSAPADAFADLPLLDSEPVPPRIAAALDAMRAGRAVVLQDDHDRENEADLIVAAERITPETMALLIRECSGIVCLCLTDDTVRALELPPMVQTNESRNGTAFTVSIEAREGVHTGVSAADRVTTIRAAIAEGAKPHDIVRPGHVFPLRAQPDGVLARRGHTEGTVDLSILAGLKPAGVLCELMNPDGTMTRGDDVERFAQQHGLPMLTIAELVEFREALAAARERCCEPA
- a CDS encoding MFS transporter; the protein is MPLPLLALAISAFAIGTTEFIIMGLLPDVAHDLAVSLPSAGLLVTGYALGVAVGAPLLAVLTSRMPRKAALQLLMAIFIVGNVLCATASGYAMLMVARVVTSFAHGSFFGIGAVVAASLVPADKRASAIALMFTGLTLSNVLGVPFGTFVGQLLGWRASFWIVAGLGVLALAGVAALVPNRHDGGPVGLGHEVRVLKEPQVWLALLMTVLGFGGVFVVFTYIAPILETVSGFSPRSVALILVLFGAGLTIGNTLGGKLADRALMPSLIAILVALMAVMAVFAKTSHLPVAAAVTVFVWGIAAFATVPPLQARVVEKAASAPHLASTLNIGAFNVGNAGGAWLGGLALEHGFALDALPWVAVAVTFAALVVTWLAMRLDARGPARGVAPAAQ
- a CDS encoding helix-turn-helix domain-containing protein, producing MSSSLALVHDVSSFESGNTADARASASLDLLEQVVGVNLARLRAERQLSLDALARLSGVSRAMLAQIESARSVPSIKVLCKIAAALKVSVAAFLRRHAVNGFEHLAAERASRVVSSNGRFSARALYPEGEPAAAEFHELRIAPLHTEQGTRRAPGTTVNLVVSEGTLEVSVHERRQLLATGDAIVFDADQPYSLRNPGDSEARAFRVTVSPEVPPRWLVPDAAHAAG
- a CDS encoding HAD family hydrolase, yielding MLDHLICDCDGVLVDSEVIADRVLLDTLSDTFPNLDFKAAAKTAFGQQTSRFLDGLESPFGIEMPANFIETIEHNIEIALAQSLAPITGVRDALLKVSLPAAVVSNSRLVRVRNSLKRASLTEIFGERVFSSEQVSRPKPYPDVYLYAAQTLGVAPARCIVVEDSVSGLNAARAAGMKTIAFVGASHIPDNYADALRAMGITRIMRKMDELPSLVEAGMRGEFGDVQS
- a CDS encoding MIP/aquaporin family protein, with the translated sequence MSPYIAEFIGTAILVLLGNGAVANVLLAKTKGKGADLIVIVMGWAMAVFVAVYVTASFSGAHLNPIVTISLALAGKFAWSKVGGYILAQMLGGMAGALLVWLAYRQHFAKEADADLKLAVFCTAPAIRSVTHNVLTEAICTFVLILGVLYLASPQVGLGALDALPVGLLVLGIGISLGGPTGYAMSPARDLSPRIMHALLPIPGKRDSDWRYAWVPVVGPLIGGAAAAGLYLHLHATI